CGATGCAAGCGGGAATGCCGGTGCCGTAGAAGAGATTGGCGGGCAGTCCAATGATGCCTTTGATATAACCCTTGCGCACGAGATTGCGGCGGATGTCGGCCTCGGCATTGCCGCGAAACAGCACGCCGTGCGGCAGAATGCACGCGCCGGTGCCCGTGCTTTTGAGCGAGCGCACGATGTGCAACAAATAGGCGTAATCACCCTGCTTGCCCGGCGGCACGCCAAAAGCCTTGAAGCGTTCGTGCGGATCGTTCAGCGGATCGAGACCGGTGCTCCAGCGCTTGTCGCTGAACGGCGGATTGGCGACAACGTAGTCGAAGGTTTTAAGCGTATCACCGTCTTTGAATTTGGGATCGGTCAACGTGTTGCCCTGCACGATCAGTGCCGTGGGGTTGTTGTGCAGAATCATATTCATGCGCGCCAAGCCTGAAGTGGCAGCGTCTTTCTCCTGCCCATTCAAAGTGACCGGCGTGCGCGCTTCATCGGCAACCTTGAGCAACAGCGAGCCGGAGCCGCAAGTAGGGTCATAGACAGTGGTGGCGCTGGTGGTCTTGGCCTCGCGAATGCCAAGAATCTGCGCGATGATGCGGCTCACCTCCGCGGGCGTGTAGAATTGGCCTTTGCTCTTGCCACTCTCCGTGGCAAAGTGGCGCATGAGGTATTCGTAGGCATCGCCCAGAATATCATCGCCCTCCGCGCGATTCTTGGAGAAATCGAGCGCCGGGTTTTCGAAGATGGCGATGAGGTTCGTAAGGCGCTCGATCTTTTCCTTGCCGTCGCCGAGTTTGGTGGCGTCGTTGAAATCGGGAAAATCGGACTGGGAAATCTGCCTATTGTGCTTGGCCAGCGGTGCGACAATCTTTTTGTTGATGTCATCGCCAATGTTCGTCTTACCCTTGAGTGCGACCATATCACGAAAGCTCGCGCCTTTGGGGATCGTGATGGGAGCAAAACGGACGCCGGCGTATTTGTCGCTAATGTATTTGATGAAGAGCAGAACGAGCACGTAATCTTTGTACTGGCTGGCATCCATGCCGCCGCGCAGCTCGTCGCAACTTGCCCAGAGGGAGGAGTAGAGTTCGGATTTTTTGATGGCCATTGGGTTGAGTCTGTTCGTCGGTTTCAGAAGGTTTCAAAATCGTTTATCAACTCATGCAAAAAACATGATCGGCTCTGTCACAGTTGGCTGGGGCTAACGTGAAACTTCATTGACTTTCGAAATAACGCGGAATTCACGTCTGCAGGGCTGCATTCCGAAGATGCATAAAGAGTGGTATCTAAATTGGTAAGATGAACGGTATCTGTCATGAACGCATCGAAGTCCCCGAAAACGCAAAACCCTTGCAAATCCAAGGCACGCTTTGGGAGAGCGCGGAATAACCTGCAAGGGTTGAAAAGCCGGCTTTAGTCAAATTTCCCAAATTTTCCTTGTAGCGCGACTTTACGAATTATATACCATTTTATCAAACTTTTTTTCGGGAGGGACAAATACGAGTAAACAACTACAAAGTCATTTCTCTGTTGGATGATTCGTCGAATGTAGAGGCGTGTCACCGCGGGGCAACAGGACAGAAGTTAAGACCAACTTTATTCGCATAGTCAGAATGACAGGGTCTCATTTCAGGCATCTCAGCAGTTCGACCCATGCCTGAATTTTGCTTGTCCGTTACGAGAACTCATCATAAGTTGACCGCGACATGCCTCACACGTAACGCAACCACCATTCCTTTCTGGTAGCTTTAAAGTCTGCGAACCAACGGCAGGCGAAATAAAGCATCACGATCGCTATCGCCCAAACCAAGTACAGATGTGCGAGACTCCAGGTGTATCCCTCCGGCGGCGGTGGATTGCCCATGGGATGGTTGGCGAAGAGCCAGGAGCTGACGTCGCCCAGCCGGATCTTCGACACCACCAGCGCCAATAGGTGAATCAGCGGAATGTGAAGCATGTAGAAGAAGAACGGAACACGGCCAAAGACGCTAATCGCGCGGGCAAGAGAACCGCGAACTTTTTCCAGTATCGGAATCAGCGCGATGGTCGGACCCAGCGTCATCAGCAGAAAGTTGAGTGAGGCGGGATACTTTGTGGTGTTGAGAAATGCAAACAGCGCGGGCATCGTTCCGGCGCCGTTTGGTCCTTGTGCTGCGGAACCCCATGGACGCGGATCACCATAGAGATTGAAGCCGCGCAGCACGAGAAAAAGCGCCGTGGCGCCGAGGCCGATCGTCAGGCAAAGGCGGTTTCTCTGCGCCGGCGCCAAAGTCAAAATCTTGCCAAACGCATAGCCCACTGCCATAACACCAATCCAAGGCACGAGGGAGTAAAGCACAATTAAATTCGGCCCACCATCACCGAACTGAATCGGGCCTGCAAAAAATCCCAGGTAGAGAATTTTCCAAAGTGCAGCGAGGCTACTGTCTGCGAGAGCCGGGATCAGTTCTTTCAGATGAGGATCTAGCAGGTTATGTCCCGCAATGATGACGAGACCGATGGTTCCGACCGCGACCAGCGGCAGCTTTACCAGGCCGGCCAACAGGATCATGCACCAGCCAATTGCCCAGATGACGCCGGCCATTTCGTATTGTGCAAACTCGAAATTAAATGTCCACGCCACCCGAAGAAACGTCAACTCAAGCAAGATGAGCCAGAAGCCACGGATGATGAGAAACCGAGGCAGGTCGGCGTGTTTGCGACCATAGAAAAAGGCGCTTGTGCCGGCCAGGAAAAGAAATGCCGGCGCGCAGAAGTGTGTGATCCAGCGGGTAAAGAAAATGCCTGGCTCCGGACCACCGGCGGGAAGGCCCGAGTAGACCCGTACGTGATCGATAGCCATCAGAATCATGACGGCGCCACGAATGAGATCAATTGACGCAATGCGGAAAGATGGCACAACGTCTTTCGTCTGGTGTAATGAAGTTGTCGTGGTCATCAAGTCGTATAATGGGGTGAACCGCCAGGTGCGTGGCTTGCGAGTCCGGCGATGAGGGGAGGGAGAGAAGCCCGCCCCGACTCGCTTAGAAAAGATAGCTTGCATTTACCACGATTTCTTTCTCGAACTCGAGCACAGCTTTTCTTTCTTACGAATCTGCTTCTCGCTCTTTCACACTTTGTATTATTCATCATTTTACCGAGATACCTTGAGATGATCATTTGGTTAGGCTTTTAATATCACTTGGATCCGCACCGTTTGCTAGAAGCATGTCCACAATATCCGAATGATTATGAGCTGCTGCATGCCAAAGTGCAGAAACGCCACCCTTATTTTTGAGATTAATATTGGCATGATTATCAATTAATATCTTGACGGCTTTAGTTTGCCCGTTTCGTGCTGCTCTCATTAAGGCCGTATATCCACCATCTGCACCACTTGCCCTCGTACCATCTGACCTAGCATTAACGTCTGCCCCGTTATCAATGAGAATTTTCATAATGTCGTCATAACCAAATCGCGCCGCAATCATAAGCGCAGTAACTTCGATAGAGCCTTGTGCTTTCGAGTTTACATCGGCACCATTTTCGACCAACATCTTGACAACTTCAACTTGATTTCGGCGTGTGGCAGACATTAGCGCCGTTTGTCCCTCCACATTTGTTTCATTGACATCGGCACCTTCCTTTATAAGCTTTCGCACTTCTGCTATATCGCCATTGTATGCAGCAGACATCAAAGGCGTATTCCTAATCTTGACAGGTATTTCACTCTCACTGTTGGCAAAGGAGTCAGTCAAAGCCTTTTTGAAATCTCCATCTGATATCAAAGGCACATTCCTAATCTTGACAGGTATTTCACTCTCACTATTGGCAAAGGCGACAGTCAAAGCCTTTTTGAAATCTTCCATGGTGTAATTCTTCTTTTCAAACATGAATTTAATTGCCGCTTTTGCGCCTCCCTCGTCTGTTATTCCGATTTGTATTTGATCTCGGCCTAATTTCACTTCATGAATCTCTACTTTTCTACCTTTATGCCAAACTCGCACCTCTCCATCTTTTATTTTCTTGCTCGCCTCGTCTGCAAAATCTTCTGCTGCTGTGGATTGTGTGTCTCTAAATGCAGATAGCCCTTCACCAACTTTTGCTTTGTAGTATGTCTTCCCATCAGGATCAACATATGTCGCATCTTTTCCTCCTATGCCATACTGAATTCTTACAACGTCGATTCTCAACCATTTTTGCTGTCCTTCTAGTTCTTTTGCCATAGCTTGTATTGTTGTTGTTGAGTCCCCCTGCCCTCCAGCAAAAATTGGCGGAATAGAAAACGCGACGATAAAAAGTATCGAACATTCAAAATAGATAAAGCGTTTCATTTTAAGCCTCCGTATATAAAGACGGTGATCTGTGGTCTTATTAAACCATCGAATTTCCTTTGCATACCGAATCACAGTTTTGGAATTTTAGGGCAACCTCAAATCAATGCCTCAAAAATACTTCAAAAACTTCCTCAGCGCGACTCCGGAAGTTCTAATACGAGTTTCAGCGGTTACGGGATTTCCCGCCGAGCGGGATGTCGCGTCGCGCCAAAAAAGATTGGGATAGTTTTGTTCCAGCGTAAAACCAATTTGGGCTTGACTGAAATCATCTTCCTTCTTCAGTAACCATCTCAGACAGCGGGCGCCGCCACACGCCACCGCCATTAGTTCCCACAAAGAGATGCGAGCCGTTCACGGCGAGAGACAAAACAAAAGTGTTCGTCAAGCCGGTATTGACGTCAGTCCATTTTGTGCCATTATTGGTGGAAAGAAACACGCCATAAGTTCCCGCAAAGAGATTCGAGCCGTTCACGGCGAGAGACAAAACAGGAGCGCCCGGCAAGCCGGTATTGACGGCGGTCCAGCTTGTGCCGTTGTTGGTGGAAAGGAACACGCCGCCCTCTTCAGCTCCCGCAAAGAGATGCGAGCCGTTCATGGCAAGGGCTCTGATAGGGGTGTCCGTCAAGCCGGTATTGACAGCGGTCCAGCCTGTGCCGATGTTGGTTGAAAGAAACACGCCGCCCTCCTCAGCTCCCGCAAAGAGATGTGAGCCGTTCAAGGCAAGAGAAAAGACATGAGTATTCGTCAAGCCGGTATTGATGGCTGTCCAGCTTACGCCGTTGTTGATGGAAAGAAACACGCCACCAAAAGTTCCCGCAAAGAGATTCGAGCCGCTCGCGGCTAAGCACCGAACATCGCCTTCGTTGGGACCATTGGTTTGAATCCACTGCGCCTGGAGGCTTTGTGCGCCAAGTAGGAGCACGATAGTGAAGAAAAAATACAGGCGTTTCATGTTTGGTTTTCTTGATTATGTTTTAGGGTATGCGGCGGCTAACACTTAGAATTTTATCCGTAATTCAGGCCGCCAATATCTTGCGGGGAGGCTGCACGTCCCGAAGGGGTACATTTGCTCATGAGTCAATTACGGATAAAATTGTGTTGACCGAAACGATGGTGTGTAGTTTCTCTATGGGTATTCTTTCCCGCTTCTGTGCCTGCAGTGGGAGGTGGTTGGGTTTGCGATGAGCGTAGCTATGCAAACGCGGATAAGTGATCCGAGCCAAAAGCGGCGATAGAGGTTGCATCGCGAAACTCCTCATCTTCTGCCAAGCATCCCGGGCAGGTTGCGCGCAGCAGCCCCCAAAGTGATGGCCTTATTATGCAAAACGTAAGGCACAGAATCAAGTGAGATTTTTGCATACGAATGCCATTTATCAAGGCCTGTTGAAAAAAGGTGTTTATTTGAAATTCAAATTCTGCTATATTGATTCTGAGAAATGACGGATTGCCGAATGATCCCTAGATGAAAGCAGAGTGCCATGACCATCACATTGACGTCAGATATTGAAAGCGCGTTGGCGCAATATGCCCGCAAGATTGGTACGACGCCAGAACTGCTCGCCTTGAAAGTCTTGGAGGAGCAATTTCTGGCTTAGCCGGATGCGATGGAAGCATCTCCTAAAGGTAAAGGGCAGACTTTGTTCGATTTTTTGGGTGGGCATCTCGGTACGCTTTCGAGCAGTGAATTCACTCCCGGTGGTGCGCAAATGTCAACGAAATCCGGAAAGAAATTCACGGCCTTGATGGAGCAAAAACGCCAACGAGGGCGATTGTGATACTCACGGATACCGGCCCTTTGGTGGCATTGCTTGATAAAGACGATTCTCACCATGCGGCTTGCGTCGAGGCATCGAAACATCTTCCGGCTGCGCCCTTGGTGACCACCTGGCCTTGTTTCACTGAAGCGATGTACCTGCTTGGAGAAGTAGGGGGCTACCGCTACGAGGCTGAATTTTGGAAACTGCTGCGCGACCAAAAACTTTTCTTGCTCGATTTGACTCAAGCCGAGATTGTCCGTGCCAATGATCTTATGGAGAAATACCAAAATGTGCCAATGGTTCTGGCGGACGCTTCGTTAATGGCGATTGCTGAGCATCGCGAATACCAGCAGCTCTTTACGATTGACAGTGATTTTCGAGTTTATCGTTTGCCAGATGGAACGGCCTTGGAGATCGTGCCGTTCTCGTGATGAAAACGACGCTAAAATATCACCAACATTTCGAAGATGATCTCCAAAACAAGGGTTTACGCTCGAAAAACGCGCATCACCGTCGGTCTTATAACCCAAAGGTCGGAGGTTCAAATACTCTCCCCGCAACCAATCTAAATCATTGATTTTGTGTAGCAAGGGAATCCAAAAGATTCCCTTTTTTGTTTTGTGGTAGGGACAAATTGGGACAGGAGGGGACAGGGTTTAGCGCTAAAATAGCGCTTGGGCAGAGGTGAGTCAGCTCGCTTGCTCGAGCGATCTTTGGTTTTCAGATTCCGATCCTTGCCAGTATCTCCTCGGTTGGCCCTTGGATTTTCTTTCGATGTGAGTGCACCGCTTGGGTATCAGTGTGCGGAGAAGGACTCATACCGGATCCTTCCTGGGCCTTTCAAATTGATCTTCACTCCAATTAATTTTTTGAGAGAATTCAATTTTTTCTTGATATTTGTTCTCATCGAATTATATTGCCCAGCAGAGGCAATTGCGCGAAAAATGAGCCTCTCTGGGGAAGACAGAAGCGCCCGGTTGCTTTTGCATTTTATAAGCTGCCCGCTTGTGCCATCCCGACCGAATTCAGAATACTTGGTGGAAGTGAGGTCGGAATGCTCAATTGTTTTCTGGTTGTAATCCCTCCAACTTTTCGTGAGCTTTGTGGGGATAGCTCCGCCTCGCCTGAAATCACTCCGCAAATCCTGAGTCGAATCTTCTTCCGCATATCACACATTTTTTTGTTCAAATTCGACCAACTCGTTCAAGCAGAATGTCCAAGCCCGCGCCGGAGTACCGGCATTTGTTGGTCGCGCTGTTGGGCCGCACGCCTCAGGTTTTGACCGAGACGTTGTATACCCTGTGCGTACAGAAGGGCATACCCATTTCGGAAGTTTCGGCTATTTCCACACAAGAAGGCCGGGAGGTAGCGCTCGATATATTGCTCGAACCGCAAGATTGATGGTTTTGGCTGGAGCAGTTGAGGCATGCTCTGATCTTCCTGCGGGGCTTGAATTCGATTAATAGCTTCTACTTCGACCTTGACAGTGCTCAAGCGAGAATGGCATTGGTTGAAATTTCGATAATCTTCTCTGTCATCTGATAACGAATTCGGGACCTGTCGATGAAGCACCACCTGTTGGCAATGCTGGGCTTGCACCCCAAGGTACTGACTGAGACCCTCTACGGTTTGTGTGTCAAACGAGGGATCGCCATTACAAAGGTGATTGGCATAGCGAGTGGAGTGGCGAGGCAGAAGATCGTTTCCGAGCTGCTGAATCCCGTTACCGGCGAGTTTTACAAGTTGTGCCGTGAGTATCCGGAGTGTTTTACCGGCATTCAGTTCTCGGCGGAAAGTGTGCGGGTGGCCCGTCTCGGAGACGACGAAATAGCCGACATCGCCAACTCACGCCAAAGCCAGGCGTATTTGGATTTGATCATGCGAACGGTGATGGAAATGACCGCGCACAAAGAGGTTTGCCTGCATAGCGTGGTCGCAGGCGGCAGGCGCACCATGAGCGTCTATCTCGCGATGGTAATGCAGCTTCTCGCGCGGCCGCAGGATCACATGTACCATCTTTTTGTCGAGCCGTGGGAGGCGGAGACAAATTCGGATTTCTTCTTTCCGCCCCGCCAGTCGAGGCCCATGACTACGTACGGCGGTCTGGCTTTCGATGCAAAGGATGTGCTCGTCGAACTCGTGGAAATTCCTTTCCTGCATTTGCGGCCGCACGTGCCCGCGGAGCTGCTGCGCTCGCCCGACTATCAGGACATTCTCGCGTGGGTGCAGCGCGAGGTGAATGTTGCACCCCAACTCCTGCCACTCAGCATTGACGTAGATCAGCATCGCATTCTGATCGGCGCCATTCCAATCTCCCTGGAACCGGCGGAGTTGGCGATCTATTGGTATTTTGCCGAGAAGAGTGCCAAGCGCGAGGAACGTGTTGCTCGGGAGTATTATGAAGGCTATTTCGAAAAGCCAAAGGCCGATGGACATTTCTCCCGCCAGGCTTCGGCGCGCAT
The Cytophagia bacterium CHB2 DNA segment above includes these coding regions:
- a CDS encoding DUF1624 domain-containing protein, translating into MQAIFSKRVGAGFSPSPHRRTRKPRTWRFTPLYDLMTTTTSLHQTKDVVPSFRIASIDLIRGAVMILMAIDHVRVYSGLPAGGPEPGIFFTRWITHFCAPAFLFLAGTSAFFYGRKHADLPRFLIIRGFWLILLELTFLRVAWTFNFEFAQYEMAGVIWAIGWCMILLAGLVKLPLVAVGTIGLVIIAGHNLLDPHLKELIPALADSSLAALWKILYLGFFAGPIQFGDGGPNLIVLYSLVPWIGVMAVGYAFGKILTLAPAQRNRLCLTIGLGATALFLVLRGFNLYGDPRPWGSAAQGPNGAGTMPALFAFLNTTKYPASLNFLLMTLGPTIALIPILEKVRGSLARAISVFGRVPFFFYMLHIPLIHLLALVVSKIRLGDVSSWLFANHPMGNPPPPEGYTWSLAHLYLVWAIAIVMLYFACRWFADFKATRKEWWLRYV
- a CDS encoding PIN domain-containing protein, which gives rise to MILTDTGPLVALLDKDDSHHAACVEASKHLPAAPLVTTWPCFTEAMYLLGEVGGYRYEAEFWKLLRDQKLFLLDLTQAEIVRANDLMEKYQNVPMVLADASLMAIAEHREYQQLFTIDSDFRVYRLPDGTALEIVPFS
- a CDS encoding TIGR02584 family CRISPR-associated protein; translation: MKHHLLAMLGLHPKVLTETLYGLCVKRGIAITKVIGIASGVARQKIVSELLNPVTGEFYKLCREYPECFTGIQFSAESVRVARLGDDEIADIANSRQSQAYLDLIMRTVMEMTAHKEVCLHSVVAGGRRTMSVYLAMVMQLLARPQDHMYHLFVEPWEAETNSDFFFPPRQSRPMTTYGGLAFDAKDVLVELVEIPFLHLRPHVPAELLRSPDYQDILAWVQREVNVAPQLLPLSIDVDQHRILIGAIPISLEPAELAIYWYFAEKSAKREERVAREYYEGYFEKPKADGHFSRQASARMKSLYETLVQRHGMRSRFLNAFNKEGRIDLEHLRPHFSNLKRKISEKFLDEDFNRWYVVSAIGPRGDTCYGIRLDREFIRLPEARL